A single region of the Strigops habroptila isolate Jane chromosome 3, bStrHab1.2.pri, whole genome shotgun sequence genome encodes:
- the C3H12orf66 gene encoding KICSTOR complex protein C12orf66 homolog isoform X1 — translation MGEAIPLGAPVPVEQAVLETFFSHLGIFSYDKAKDNVEKEREANKSSGASWLSLLAGLAHLAAAEKAYHSMTFLGQKLGGQSFFSRKDSIRTIYTSLHNELKKVVATGHNALGGTAPHLEELLSHLSEQLCFFVQARMEIADFYEKMYTLSTQKFINSEELVNILESILKKYSSRFHHPILSPLESSFQLEVDVLAHLLKAQAQISEWKFLPSLVNLHSAHTKLQTWGQIFEKQRETKKHLFGGQSQKAVQPPHLFLWLMKLKNILLAKFSFYFHEALSRQTTASEMKTLTAKTNPDYFGKISSFIRKYDAINVSLIFDNRGSESFQGHGYHHPHSYREAPKGVDQYPAVVSLPSDRPVMHWPNVIMIMTDRTSDLNSLEKVVHFYDDKVQSTYFLTRPEPHFTIVVIFESKKSERDYHFISFLNEISHSLKNSKAFASLKPGSKG, via the exons ATGGGGGAGGCGATCCCGCTGGGCGCGCCGGTGCCGGTGGAGCAGGCCGTGCTGGAGACGTTCTTCTCACACCTGGGCATCTTCTCCTACGACAAGGCCAAAGACAATGTGGAGAAGGAGCGGGAGGCCAACAAGAGCTCGGGGGCCAGCTGGCTGTCGCTGCTGGCCGGGCTGGCGCACCTGGCCGCCGCCGAGAAGGCCTACCACAGCATGACCTTCCTGGGCCAGAAGCTAG GTGGTCAGTCATTCTTCAGCCGAAAGGACTCCATCCGAACCATCTACACATCTCTGCATAATGAGCTGAAGAAGGTGGTGGCGACGGGTCACAATGCACTAGGAGGAACAGCTCCTCACTTGGAAGAGCTGCTTTCTCACCTGTCTGAACAGCTCTGTTTTTTTGTTCAGGCTCGGATGGAAATTGCTGACTTCTACGAAAAAATGTACACGCTCAGCACCCAAAAGTTCATTAACTCTGAGGAACTGGTAAACATTTTGGAATCCATCTTAAAGAAATACAGCTCAAG GTTTCATCATCCAATCCTCAGTCCTCTTGAAAGCAGTTTCCAGCTGGAAGTAGATGTGCTTGCACATCTCTTAAAGGCCCAAGCTCAGATCTCAGAGTGGAAGTTCCTTCCATCCCTGGTTAACTTGCACAGTGCTCACACAAAACTGCAGACTTGGGGCCAAATTTTTGAGAAACAGCGAGAGACCAAGAAACATCTGTTTGGAGGGCAGTCTCAGAAGGCTGTACAACCTCCACACCTCTTCCTCTGGCTCATGAAGCTCAAAAACATTCTCCTTGCCAAGTTTAGCTTTTACTTTCACGAGGCCCTTAGTCGACAAACAACagcatctgaaatgaaaactttgaCTGCTAAAACAAATCCTGATTACTTTGGGAAAATTTCCAGCTTCATCCGGAAGTATGATGCCATCAATGTTTCCTTAATTTTTGACAATCGTGGATCAGAGAGTTTTCAGGGACATGGTTATCATCATCCCCATTCTTACAGGGAAGCCCCCAAAGGAGTGGATCAGTACCCTGCAGTGGTGTCTCTGCCCAGCGACAGGCCTGTTATGCACTGGCCCAATGTAATCATGATTATGACTGACAGAACCTCTGACCTCAACAGTTTGGAGAAGGTTGTCCACTTCTATGATGACAAAGTCCAAAGCACGTACTTTCTGACACGCCCTGAGCCTCACTTTACCATTGTAGTTATTTTTGAGTCTAAGAAGTCAGAAAGGGActatcattttatttcttttctcaacGAAATTTCACATTCCCTCAAGAACTCCAAAGCTTTTGCGAGCTTGAAGCCTGGATCCAAAGGGTAA
- the C3H12orf66 gene encoding KICSTOR complex protein C12orf66 homolog isoform X2, translated as MGEAIPLGAPVPVEQAVLETFFSHLGIFSYDKAKDNVEKEREANKSSGASWLSLLAGLAHLAAAEKAYHSMTFLGQKLGGQSFFSRKDSIRTIYTSLHNELKKLCFFVQARMEIADFYEKMYTLSTQKFINSEELVNILESILKKYSSRFHHPILSPLESSFQLEVDVLAHLLKAQAQISEWKFLPSLVNLHSAHTKLQTWGQIFEKQRETKKHLFGGQSQKAVQPPHLFLWLMKLKNILLAKFSFYFHEALSRQTTASEMKTLTAKTNPDYFGKISSFIRKYDAINVSLIFDNRGSESFQGHGYHHPHSYREAPKGVDQYPAVVSLPSDRPVMHWPNVIMIMTDRTSDLNSLEKVVHFYDDKVQSTYFLTRPEPHFTIVVIFESKKSERDYHFISFLNEISHSLKNSKAFASLKPGSKG; from the exons ATGGGGGAGGCGATCCCGCTGGGCGCGCCGGTGCCGGTGGAGCAGGCCGTGCTGGAGACGTTCTTCTCACACCTGGGCATCTTCTCCTACGACAAGGCCAAAGACAATGTGGAGAAGGAGCGGGAGGCCAACAAGAGCTCGGGGGCCAGCTGGCTGTCGCTGCTGGCCGGGCTGGCGCACCTGGCCGCCGCCGAGAAGGCCTACCACAGCATGACCTTCCTGGGCCAGAAGCTAG GTGGTCAGTCATTCTTCAGCCGAAAGGACTCCATCCGAACCATCTACACATCTCTGCATAATGAGCTGAAGAAG CTCTGTTTTTTTGTTCAGGCTCGGATGGAAATTGCTGACTTCTACGAAAAAATGTACACGCTCAGCACCCAAAAGTTCATTAACTCTGAGGAACTGGTAAACATTTTGGAATCCATCTTAAAGAAATACAGCTCAAG GTTTCATCATCCAATCCTCAGTCCTCTTGAAAGCAGTTTCCAGCTGGAAGTAGATGTGCTTGCACATCTCTTAAAGGCCCAAGCTCAGATCTCAGAGTGGAAGTTCCTTCCATCCCTGGTTAACTTGCACAGTGCTCACACAAAACTGCAGACTTGGGGCCAAATTTTTGAGAAACAGCGAGAGACCAAGAAACATCTGTTTGGAGGGCAGTCTCAGAAGGCTGTACAACCTCCACACCTCTTCCTCTGGCTCATGAAGCTCAAAAACATTCTCCTTGCCAAGTTTAGCTTTTACTTTCACGAGGCCCTTAGTCGACAAACAACagcatctgaaatgaaaactttgaCTGCTAAAACAAATCCTGATTACTTTGGGAAAATTTCCAGCTTCATCCGGAAGTATGATGCCATCAATGTTTCCTTAATTTTTGACAATCGTGGATCAGAGAGTTTTCAGGGACATGGTTATCATCATCCCCATTCTTACAGGGAAGCCCCCAAAGGAGTGGATCAGTACCCTGCAGTGGTGTCTCTGCCCAGCGACAGGCCTGTTATGCACTGGCCCAATGTAATCATGATTATGACTGACAGAACCTCTGACCTCAACAGTTTGGAGAAGGTTGTCCACTTCTATGATGACAAAGTCCAAAGCACGTACTTTCTGACACGCCCTGAGCCTCACTTTACCATTGTAGTTATTTTTGAGTCTAAGAAGTCAGAAAGGGActatcattttatttcttttctcaacGAAATTTCACATTCCCTCAAGAACTCCAAAGCTTTTGCGAGCTTGAAGCCTGGATCCAAAGGGTAA
- the RPL18A gene encoding 60S ribosomal protein L18a, giving the protein MKASGTLREYKVVGRCLPTPKCTTPPLYRMRIFAPNHVVAKSRFWYFVSQLKKMKKSSGEIVYCGQVYEKSPLRVKNFGIWLRYDSRSGTHNMYREYRDLTTAGAVTQCYRDMGARHRARAHSIQIMKVEEIAASKCRRPAVKQFHDSKIKFPLPHRVLRRQHKPRFTTKRPNTFF; this is encoded by the exons ATGAAGGCGTCGGGCACC CTGCGGGAGTACAAGGTGGTCGGGCGATGCCTGCCCACGCCGAAGTGCACGACCCCTCCTCTCTACCGCATGCGGATCTTTGCTCCCAACCATGTTGTCGCCAAGTCCCGGTTCTGGTACTTCGTTTCTCAgctgaagaagatgaagaagtCTTCTGGAGAGATCGTGTACTGCGGCCAG GTTTATGAGAAGTCCCCTCTGCGGGTAAAGAATTTTGGTATTTGGTTGCGCTATGATTCTCGTAGCGGAACTCACAACATGTACAGGGAGTACCGGGATCTGAccactgctggtgctgtcactcAGTGCT ACCGTGATATGGGAGCCCGTCACCGTGCCCGTGCTCACTCTATTCAGATCATGAAAGTTGAGGAAATTGCTGCTAGCAAGTGCCGTAGACCAGCAGTGAAGCAGTTCCAT GATTCTAAAATCAAGTTCCCTCTGCCACACAGAGTTCTGCGTCGCCAGCACAAACCACGTTTCACCACCAAGAGACCAAACACTTTCTTCTAA